The Flavobacterium psychrotrophum region AATGTGGTAATCCATTTGTGGCAACAGAGCCTGAATTTAATTGTTTTCAGGGAGATGGCCTTAACAGCAATAATTACGAAGAAGGATTATCAATATCAGAACCAGCCTTTTTTGTTGCAGATGATTTTGTTGTAGAGGGTGAATTTGAGGTACAACAAATAAGGCTGAATATGTTTGCGGCAGATGAAATACAAAATATTTCTTTCAGTTTCATGGCAGACAACAATGGTATTCCAGGCGGCGTGGTACAAACAGTACAAAATATAGTACCTACAGAGCAACTGGTTATAGGGGCTAGCAGCAATAACGCTTATTTTATTTACCAGGTTACTGTGGATTTACCAAATCCGTTGACTTTCCAGACAGGGAAATATTGGTTACGCCCTATGGCGAGCTCTATGTTTGGTGCTTACTGGGAAATTACATCTACCGGATCAAGCCACGCAACAGTACAAACCCTGTCACCAGAGCATGATTGGCAGGCAACTAATGTACAGGCTGTATTCTTTATTTCGGGCGAATGCAGTAGCTTATCAACGGATGATTTTAATAAAAACAAAATATCGTTTTCGCCAAATCCTGTAAAAGATGTTGTTACTTTTTCATCGTCTGACGATATTGAAAAAGTATCTATAATTAATATGTCAGGACAACTTCTTAGTGAACAAAAACCGATAGGCGGAAAAGTTAATCTATCTGCCTTGCAAACGGGTATCTATATACTCAAAGCAGTTTTACCGTCTGGAAAGTCAGAAACGTTTAAGGTAGTAAAAGAGTAATATCTGAATTATATTGAAGAAGCCGTCTCAAATACTGAGACGGCTTCTTTTTTATATGGCTAAACGCAAAAAGGTTTTCTTTTGTTTGGTTTTAAAAGTTAACCTGCGCCTGTACCCTGAGCGAATTTCCTTTTTGGTGATTATCCTGCAGGGCATAATCTTCATACTGCCTGTCAGAGATGCAATATTCTGCACTTAGTTCAAAGTACTTGTTTACCTGCCATTCCATTCCCAGGTCTATTTGATGAACTGCGTAAGAGCGGGCATCGGTTTCAAACTTACGGCCGCCATTATAGTACTGGTAGCGCGCAAACGGAAAAAACAGCATATTTTTTACCGGTAGCCTGTAACTTGTCATTACATAACCCCCGTCAAGGTCTTTTTCTACAATAGACAGTGTTGTTTTATCAAACTGTGGGCCACGGCCTATGTTGTATTCTGCCTGTATACCAAAAGGGCGGGGATAGAGTATAAAACTGGCCGCTGCACGCTGGTCTGTATAATTTTTGTCGGCAGTATAGCTAATGCCCGATGTTAGTTGAGAATCATATAATACATAGCGCCCGGCATATCCTTGTAAGCTGGCTTCTATAATCTGGTTACCTATTATAAACGGGTAAGTGGCTCTTGCTACAATGTGCTGACTTTTGTTCATTTCCTGACGGTTTGTTGCCTGGCCGTTATAAACCCCGAATGCTAATAAACCAAAGTCGCCAGATCCTTTATAGTTTTGATTTACAAGATCAGCATATAGTTTTTTAAACTTTACAGGGGTAAAATAAAGAAAAGCACCCAGGTCACGCTCGTTAAGCAGCGCACTGTTCATGGCATCGGCACGGTCCAGCATCAGGCGGTTTCCGCTACTTTGCAGGTTTTCGAACCCATAAGGTACTTTACTTTGCCCTATTCTTACTTTTAAAACATTTTCAGGGTCAAGGCCTACATCTACATAAGCATCCCTAAGTTGGGTATAGTTTCCTGTTGTACTTCCTGTTACGCTTGCTGCAAAATCAGCTTCAAGCTTAAAGTAAATGTTTTGGTATACCTGGCCGAGAATATTTATACGCGCACGCCTTATTGATATGCCTCCATTACCACCCCAGTTAGCATCGCACTGGGCGCATCCCAGGTCATCATTAGTATTAATTAAATTGTTTTGCCTAAACTGTAAATATCCGCGAATACTAAAGCGGTCGTACCACTTCTTTTCTTCAACAGGTTTCTTTTCATTTTGGGAGTGTAATGCGTCTGTAGGCTCAGTTACTGCCACAGAAGTAGTTTTTGTGTTGTTATCCTGTGCATATAAGCTTACAGTACCGGCCATTATCAAGCCCGCACACAGGAGGTGTCGTAGTGTCATGTTTATAGTTCGTGTTTCGGATGCAAAACTATTATCTTAAGATATTTATCAGGTTAATTTAACGTTAACAACTTATATCCTTAACATTAAATAAACTTTCAGGAAACTCTTTATTAATCATTTGGTAACAATATTAAATTTTTATATTCTCATAACATAAAATATGTAAATTCGTTAATGATAAAAACCAACTGTAATGAAAAAAATAGTGGGCCTGTTGCTGGCCCTCGCCGCCATTTCCTGTTCTGAAAAGTATGAGATTAAAAGATCATTTTGTTATTGGAACACATCATATTCTTCGTACAGTTTTGACTTCAATATGGCCGATTCTCTTAAAGTGAGCCATATGTATATGCGGCTTTTTGATGTAGGGTGGAACCCCTACGAAAAAAGAGCACTCCCCATTGCTACTTTATGGGATTTTGCTGATGAGCACAACCGCGGAGAGGTAACACCAAGCATCTACATAACTAATGATGTGGTGCTAAACAGTAACCGCTCGCAGCTTACCGAACTTGCCGGACAGATAAAAAAACGAATCAATACTATTTTAGATAAAACAGAAGATTTTGCTTCAGGCGCTACTGTAGATCGATATAATATAGATGAAGAAAAAGATAATAGATACTCTTGTATTCTAGAAGAAAAGAAAATCTTTAGGGAACGTATAAAAGAAATACTCATAGACTGCGACTGGACGCTAAAGAGCAAGGACAACTATTTTTTTCTTCTCGGAGAAATTAAAAAAACAATACCGCAGTACCAGTTGTCAGCAACAATAAGATTGTGGCAGTATCGTGATTTTGAGAAAGCCGGTGTTCCGCCAACTGACAGGGGATTACTTATGTGCTATAACATGAAAGACCCTGCCAGCCAAAAGACAGATAATTCTATTGGTTCAGCACACGAAATGGCGAAATATGTAAACCATGACGACTATCCCCTAAAACTGGATGCCGCATTACCTATTTTTAGTTGGACACTGGCCTATAGGGGAGAAAAATTCCTGGGTATTGTTCCGGAAGAACATACAAATTTTGAAAGGGATATTTTTAAGAAACGCGACGATACACATTACACTTTTACAAAAGATGTAGTACTGGGAGAAACATATTACCGCAGTGGCGATGAATTGCGGATAGAAAGGGTATCTGATGCCGAAATGGAAAAGATGATAGGCATACTCAAAGATAATGTAGACCTTGAGGATAGTAAAGTGAGTTTTTTTTCGTGGAAAAATAATTATATAAACGATTATGGTATCAAGACAATTTCCGGTTTTTACGAAATGTTTGGCCGTTAGCCTGGCATTGCTTATTACAGTGCAAGCAGGTGCCTGTGGTTGGGGAGACGATTA contains the following coding sequences:
- a CDS encoding porin, with the translated sequence MTLRHLLCAGLIMAGTVSLYAQDNNTKTTSVAVTEPTDALHSQNEKKPVEEKKWYDRFSIRGYLQFRQNNLINTNDDLGCAQCDANWGGNGGISIRRARINILGQVYQNIYFKLEADFAASVTGSTTGNYTQLRDAYVDVGLDPENVLKVRIGQSKVPYGFENLQSSGNRLMLDRADAMNSALLNERDLGAFLYFTPVKFKKLYADLVNQNYKGSGDFGLLAFGVYNGQATNRQEMNKSQHIVARATYPFIIGNQIIEASLQGYAGRYVLYDSQLTSGISYTADKNYTDQRAAASFILYPRPFGIQAEYNIGRGPQFDKTTLSIVEKDLDGGYVMTSYRLPVKNMLFFPFARYQYYNGGRKFETDARSYAVHQIDLGMEWQVNKYFELSAEYCISDRQYEDYALQDNHQKGNSLRVQAQVNF